A portion of the Mesobacillus boroniphilus genome contains these proteins:
- a CDS encoding ATP synthase subunit I, translated as MEIQDLFIRQRKYIFTLLSLYVLGYGFTSYQSVFAGLIFGTSLSLFNLWLLARKMNNFGDSVVQGKKVRSLGSLSRLATGALAVIVAMEYPDRIDLVFTILGLMTAYIVIMIDFFVQSFHLRK; from the coding sequence ATGGAAATTCAGGACTTGTTTATTCGCCAGCGCAAATACATATTCACCTTGTTGTCTTTATACGTACTCGGGTACGGCTTTACAAGCTATCAATCGGTTTTTGCCGGGTTGATCTTTGGTACAAGCCTGAGCCTTTTTAATTTATGGCTGCTTGCGAGGAAAATGAACAACTTCGGGGATTCGGTGGTGCAGGGGAAGAAGGTGCGCTCGCTCGGCTCGTTGTCGAGGCTTGCTACTGGAGCGCTTGCTGTAATCGTTGCGATGGAATATCCTGATCGCATTGACCTTGTATTTACGATTTTGGGATTAATGACAGCTTATATTGTCATTATGATAGATTTTTTTGTCCAGTCTTTTCATTTACGTAAATAG